From the Exiguobacterium aurantiacum genome, one window contains:
- a CDS encoding SLOG family protein — MKVVAITGYRPHELGIFKADHPGIDIIKEAYERKIVEAIELGAEWFIFSGTNGCELWAGEVLLELRESYPIKIAVFPPFLQMEEKYKPYEQELFIRLQLEADFFEALTQRPYEDPSQLRAKTAFFLDKAAGLITLYDEETGGSPRFLVEGAKRKHQMELFLITQEELRVIEEEKQWEQHWE, encoded by the coding sequence ATGAAAGTTGTCGCCATCACAGGATACCGGCCGCATGAGCTCGGCATCTTCAAAGCCGACCATCCCGGTATCGACATCATCAAGGAAGCGTATGAGCGAAAAATAGTCGAAGCCATCGAACTTGGGGCGGAATGGTTCATTTTTAGTGGCACGAACGGTTGTGAATTATGGGCTGGAGAAGTATTGTTAGAGTTAAGAGAATCTTATCCAATCAAAATCGCCGTATTTCCACCTTTTTTACAGATGGAAGAGAAGTATAAGCCGTACGAGCAAGAATTGTTCATTCGCTTGCAACTCGAGGCCGACTTTTTTGAAGCGCTGACCCAGCGTCCTTATGAGGACCCGAGCCAGTTGCGGGCAAAAACCGCCTTCTTTTTAGACAAAGCAGCAGGATTAATCACGCTGTATGACGAAGAGACGGGAGGAAGCCCACGCTTTCTCGTCGAAGGGGCTAAACGAAAACACCAGATGGAGTTATTCTTGATCACACAGGAGGAATTACGCGTGATCGAAGAAGAAAAACAATGGGAACAACATTGGGAGTGA
- a CDS encoding ribonuclease H-like domain-containing protein — protein MKAKLSRLIKTNDKKQAAVTSDDVEQAKWRERGGEILTFGQEWCVRLKQIYPLDETYHDFTFGSAKASLATSTHPFFQVDVSSEQVLFMDTETTGLRGSGTSIFLIGFARFQGDHLEMIQYVLPHPAFETAFYYHFLNDIGDEVRFVTYNGKSFDWPQIKTRHTFVRSKVKALPAVGHIDLLHASRRLLKPTLESVSLKAVEAHFGHARTDDLPGFLAPMHYFQYVKEREPDILQPVIEHHHADCLSLVSLYKRLCHLVEADETPFGEERAHWLNDLGNAEAALQEYERLEQPTKRALMRQAVLLKRTGQMEQALPLFEQVGTIEALVELAKYAEHREKDINRAIIYTEQAIALAERKETVLRQTALTEMRALRHRMNRLERKQS, from the coding sequence ATGAAAGCAAAACTATCACGACTCATTAAAACGAATGATAAGAAACAGGCGGCCGTGACGTCGGACGACGTCGAACAGGCGAAGTGGCGCGAGCGCGGCGGAGAGATTTTGACGTTCGGACAAGAGTGGTGCGTCCGCTTGAAGCAGATTTATCCGCTCGACGAGACGTACCATGACTTTACATTCGGTTCCGCCAAAGCCTCGCTCGCGACATCGACCCATCCCTTTTTCCAAGTCGATGTCTCGTCCGAGCAGGTGTTGTTCATGGATACCGAGACGACCGGGCTCCGCGGATCGGGGACCTCGATCTTTTTGATCGGATTCGCGCGTTTCCAAGGGGACCATCTTGAGATGATTCAATACGTGTTGCCGCATCCGGCGTTCGAGACGGCGTTTTACTATCATTTCTTGAACGACATCGGCGACGAGGTCCGTTTCGTGACGTATAACGGCAAGTCGTTCGACTGGCCCCAAATTAAAACAAGACACACGTTCGTCCGCTCGAAAGTCAAAGCACTCCCAGCCGTCGGCCATATCGATTTGTTGCATGCCTCGCGTCGTCTGTTGAAACCGACGCTCGAATCGGTGTCGCTCAAAGCGGTCGAAGCCCATTTCGGGCATGCCCGGACGGACGACTTGCCCGGATTCTTGGCGCCGATGCACTATTTTCAATACGTGAAGGAGCGTGAACCGGATATTTTACAGCCCGTCATCGAGCACCACCATGCCGACTGCTTGAGTCTCGTCTCGCTCTATAAACGGCTCTGTCATCTCGTCGAAGCCGACGAGACACCGTTTGGTGAAGAACGCGCGCACTGGTTGAACGACCTCGGCAACGCCGAGGCGGCGCTTCAAGAGTACGAGAGGCTCGAACAGCCGACGAAACGGGCTTTGATGCGTCAAGCGGTCCTGTTGAAACGGACCGGCCAGATGGAGCAGGCGCTGCCGCTGTTCGAACAAGTCGGCACGATCGAGGCACTCGTCGAATTGGCGAAATATGCCGAACATCGCGAAAAAGACATCAATCGGGCCATCATCTATACCGAACAGGCCATCGCCTTGGCGGAACGGAAAGAGACGGTACTTCGACAGACCGCCTTGACCGAGATGCGGGCGCTTCGCCACCGGATGAACCGGCTAGAAAGGAAGCAGTCATGA